DNA sequence from the Bradyrhizobium sp. CIAT3101 genome:
TATCTCATCCCCGTGATCTTCGCAGCGACCAGGTGGGGCATCTGGCCTGCCATGGTGGCATCGATCGCGGCCATGGCGGCCGCGGACTTCTTCTTCTTCGCCCCGCTCTACAGCTTTCGTGTCGACGATCCGCAAGAGGCGGTTGATCTGCTGCTGTTCCTGATCGTATCGCTGGTCAGCAGCAATCTGGCATCCCGGCTGCGCCAGGAGACCGAACGGCTCCGTCGGAGCGAGAAGGACATGCAGGCGCTCTACGACTTCTCGCGCAGGCTCGCGTCCTGCTTTACCATCGCCGACCTGATCGCGGCCATTCAGCAGCATTTCGCGCTTGCCTTCGGTCATCCCGCCACCTTCTTCGTGACGACGTCCGATGGCCACATCGAGCCACCGGATTCACGCTTTGCGCCTCCGACGGTGCAATCGGGTGCTGCCGCCATGAACTCCGGTGTCGGACCGATGTCGCGGACCATCGTCGACGAGACCAGAAGCGAGCTCTGGCTGCTGCGTGCGATCTCCTCCGACGATACCATTCACGGCGTCATCGCGGTCAATATCGGACAGGGCCCGCAACAGGCGATCGCGACTCGGACGCGCCGGATCGAGGCCATTCTCGATGAGACGGCCCTGACGCTGCAACGTCTGGACATCGGCAAGGCCATGGAGAGCGCGCGGCTGCACCTGCAGGGACAATTGCTGCGGGACGCCTTCCACGGCACGCTGTCTCACGAACTCTGCTCGCCGCTCGCTGCGATCCAGGGATCGGCAAGCGTTCTGGATTCGATTCCCGCGATCCGCAGCGACGCCCGCATGCGCGCGCTGGTCGACGCGATCTCCGACGAGACCGCTCAGTTCGACGGCTATATCAGAAACCTTCTGAGCGCGACCCGCGTCACCGCAGGCGGGCTGAGCCCGCGCCTCGAATGGGCCGATCCGAGGGATATCGTGAATGGCGCAGCCAGACGGCGCGGACGCCGGCTCGGTGCGCACCGGATTGAAATCACCTTTGCCGATGATTTGCCGCTGCTCCATCTCGATTCCGGATTGATCGAGGAAGCCTGCGGCCAGATCCTCGAGAACGCCGCGAAATATTCGCCGTCCGGCTCGACCATATCCGTCGACGTCAGGTCGGAGCCGGACCGCCTGATCATCCGCGTCTCCGACCAGGGCGTCGGCATCACCCCGGACGAGCAGGGAAAGCTCGGGCGCCGGTCGTTTCGCGGGGCGCGACACCAGGCCTCCGTGCCCGGCTCCGGCCTCGGCTTCTGGATCGCATCGACCTTTGTGCACGCCCATGGCGGAACGATCTCCGTTCAGAGCCGGGGACAGGGGCAAGGGACCGCCGTCACCATCGCCCTGCCCGCTGCCGCATCCTCTCCCGAAACGATGGCCTTCCATGAGTAAGCCGGCAAACGTGGTTCTCCTGATCGACGATGAGCCGAAGATCAGGCGCTTTCTCCGCGCCGGTTTCGAGCTCAACGGCTTTGTCGTGCTCGAGGCCGAGAACGCGACCGAAGCCCTGAAGATCGCGACGTTCAGCGCGCCGGACCTCATCGTTCTCGACCTGGCGCTGCCGGACCTTCACGGCGCCGAGGTGCTCGAACGGATCCGCGCCTGGTCGAACATCCCGATCATCATTCTCTCCGTCGCCGCGGGCGAAGACGACAAGGTGCGGCTGCTGCAGGCCGGCGCCGACGATTATGTCGTCAAGCCGTTCGGCATGGCCGAGCTGCTCGCACGCAGTGAAGCCGCGCTGCGGCGCTATTTCAAATCGGCGACGGAGAATCCGGTCGTCGTCGCCGGCCCGCTCTCGGTCGACCTCGTGACGCGCACGGTGTCGCTGAACCAGAGCCTGGTTCGCCTGACGCGGAAGGAATACCGGCTGCTGCACGTGCTCGCCATGCATGTCGGCCTCGTCGTCACCCACGACCAGCTGCTCAAGGAGATCTGGAGCGGCAATCAGCGTGATAACATCCAGTACCTGCGCATTCTCGTGCGCAAGCTGCGCCAGAAGATCGAGAGCGACCCGAACCAGCCCCGCCTGTTGATCACGGAATCCGGCGTCGGTTACCGGCTTCAGAACCGGTTCGATCCCGTGCCCGTCGCCGATCGGGTCGGCTGATGCCGGCCCCTTCCCGGACACGCAGATCACCGATGCACGGCGCGGCGCCACGCCTGTAAAGAAATAATATATTTCACCGCGCAAACCGCCTACCTTGCACAACAAAGGGGCGGATGCGGTGGACTTCCTCGTTCAGAAATTCAGTATTTTCGGTTTCGAAGGCCAGTACTGGATGCTCGCCGGCGCCGTCGTTGTCGCCATTTTCGTCATCTTCGTCTGGCGGACGCGCGATCGGACCTGACCGCTGCCGCGTCCGGGAACGCAAGAGGCCGACCACTTCAACGCGATGTGATCGGCCGCGGATCAACGATCGATCCACGCCACCGCATGATGGCGGCGCAGGCAGCGGCGCTGTGCAGTCGACCGGCTTTTGTTCAATCGGGCATCGGCGCACGTCTGGCGCTATCATTTCTGTATTTATATCCCCCGTTCCTTCTATCGAAACCAGATCAGCGGATCGCTAGTACTGTTTTGGGCCAACCACGGTGACGTCGCACTGTCAGGTGTACGTCAGTTGGGCTTGCTAACAAGATTCCGTCCGCCGCGATCGCTTCACGCCGCGCGCATTGCGCAGTGGTCCAGCCGATCGAGAGCACGGACATCCGAAGCGGATCAAACGGGGCTCTGTGATGGCATTTCGCATCAAGCATGCGGGCATGACGGCGAGCATTGCGGCAATGGCCGCCATCGCCGGCGGCGCCTGGTTTTTGACGCACACCGGCGAATTGCGCTCCGCCAAGGCGGAGCAGCCGGCAGCCGCCAGCGACGTCGATATCGCGCAGCAGACCATCACCATGACCGACAAGCAGGCCGACGCGTTCAAGGTGCTCGCCGCCGAGCCGCGCGCCTTCCGCGTCGTCAAGCAGGCCGTCGGCTCGATCGACTTCAACCAGAACATGCTGGTGCAGGTGTTCACGCCAAATCCCGGCAAGATCGTCGACACCTTCTTCAACGTCGGGGACACCGTCGCCAAGGGCGCGACGCTGTTCACCATCGACAGCCCCGATCTGCTGCAGGCTGAATCCACGCTGCTGGCCGCGGCCGGCGTGCTGGAGCTGCAGGGCCGCACGCTGACGCGCGTGAAGCAGCTCTTGAAGACCGGCGGCGGCGCGCAGAAGGACGTCGACCAGGCGATCTCCGACCAGCAGACGGCCGAAGGCAATTACAAGGCGGCGCGCGACGCCGTGCGCATCTTCGGCAAGACCGACGAGGAGATCGATCGCATCGTCGCCGATCGCAAGGTCGATTCCATCCTGATCGTGCCGAGCCCGATCGCGGGCCAGATCGTCACGCGCAACGCCGCACCCGGTCTCTACGTCCAGCCCGGCAACGCGCCGGCGCCCTACTCGCTCGCCGATCTCTCGACGATGTGGATGGTCGCCAACGTCATCGAGACCGACGCGCCGTCCTACCGCATCGGCCAGTCCGTCGCCGTCAGTGTCCCCGCTTATCCCGGCGAGGTGTTTCGCGGCCACGTGACGACGCTCGGGCTGAACATCGATCCCACCACGCACCGCCAATTGGTCCGCTCCGTGATCGACGATCCCGCCCACAAGCTGCGCGCCGGCATGCTGGCCGGCTTCTCGATCGAGACCGAGGGACCGAAACAGTCCGTCGCCGTGCCTGCGGACGCCGTGGTGCGCGAGGGCGACGGCACCATGACGGTGTGGGTGACGCCCGATCGCCACCGCTTCGAACGGCGCAGCATCACGGTCGGCATCGCGCAGGACGGCTGGTACCAGATCCTCGACGGGCTGAAGCCCGGCGAGCTGGTGGCTTCGAGCGGCGCGATCTTCCTCTCGAACAAGTTCGCCACCGCGGTCACGGGCTGATCGAGGCGTCGATCGCCCCGGCGCGCCGGTTCTGAGTCAAGAGATCGTGGTCAAAAGCATCCTCACCTTCGGCCTCACCCGCAGCGCGATCATCGTGCTCGGCCTCGTCGTGTTCTGCGCGGCGGGACTGGCCGCCTTCAGCAAGCTGAACATCGAGGCCTATCCCAATCCGGCGCCGGTCATCCTGGAGATCACGGCCCAGGCGCCGGGGCTCTCGGCGGAGGAGATGGAGAAGTACTACACCATCCCGATGGAGGTCGGGCTCTACCCGACGCCGGGCGTGGTCAATATCCGCTCGACCTCGTTCTACGGCCTGTCCTTCGTCCGCGTCACCTTCCGCTATGGCGTCGACTATTATTTCGCGCTGACCCAGGCCGCCAACAGCATCCAGCAGAACATCACGCTGCCGGGCAACCAGGTCCCGACCATCCAGCAGTCGAGCCTGGTCGGCGAGATCTACCGTTACCAGCTGGTCGGCCCGCCGAATTTCGGCCTCACCAACCTTCGCACGCTGCAGGACTATGTCGTCACCCGCCGCCTGATGACGCTGCCGGGCGTGGTGCAGATCAACTCGTGGGGCGGCACCACCAAGCAGTTCAACGTCGATGCCGACCTGCAAAAGCTCGAGGTCTACAACATCACGGTGCCGCAGCTCGTCACCGCGCTCGGCAACGCCAACGTCAATGTCGGCGGCCGCGAGATCGCGATCGGCCAGCAATCCGTCAACATCCGCGGCATCGGCCTGATCGATTCCGGCGGCGCCGACGACGTCACCAAGGGCTACAAGGTCACCGATATCGAGAACATCGTGCTGACCCAGTCGAACGGCCTGCCGATCCAGATCAAGGACGTCGCAAAGGTCTCCGTCGGCTTCGTGCCGCGGCTCGGCATCGCCGGCAAGGACAAGCAGGACGACATCGCCGCCGCCATCGTCGTCATGGGCCGCACCCAGCACACCAACGAGATCATCCCGAAGGTCGAGGAAGAGGTCGCCAAGATCAACAGCGACGGCACGCTGCCGCCGGGCGTGAAGGTCGTGCCCTATTACGATCGCTCCTCGCTGGTCGGCGTCACCACCCACACGGTGCTGCACAACCTCGTGTTCGGCTGCCTCTTGGTGTTCATCATCCAGTGGGTGTTCCTCGGTGACCTCCGCAGCGCGCTGATCGTCTCCGCCAACATTCCCTTCGCGCTGTTCTTTGCCATCATCATCCTGGTGCTCCAGGGCGAGGACGCCAATCTGCTGTCGCTCGGCGCGGTCGATTTCGGCATCATCGTCGATTCCGCCGTGATCATGATGGAGAACATCTTTCGAAACTTCCAGTCGAGCCCGGACAGTCGCGCGCGCGTCCTGCAAAATCTCGCCGAAGGCTATTGGGGCGCCGATCCGACCGCCCACACCCACGGCCAGCCGACCATGGCGCGCTGGACCGAGCGGCTCAGGATGATCTTCGTCAGCGCCTTACAGGTCGACAAGGCGGTGTTCTTCACCGCCGCGATCACGGTGACCGCCTTCGTGCCGCTGTTCACGATGCAGGGCGTCGAGGGCCAGATCTTCGGACCGATGGCCCGCACCTATGGCTATGCGCTCGCCGGCGCGCTTCTGGCGACCTTCACGGTGACCCCGGTGCTGGCGTCACTGCTGCTGCCGGAACACATCGAGGAGACCGAGACGGCGATCGTGCGATGCCTGCGCCGCGCCTACACGCCGGTGCTGCGCTGGGCGCTGGGCAGCGTGAAGCTCGCTCTGATCGCGGGCGGGATCTTCCTCGCGATCTCGACGCTTGCGGCAAGCCGGCTCGGCAGCGAATTCCTGCCGGCGCTGGAGGAAGGCAATTTCTGGATCCGCGCCTCGATGCCGCCGACCATCTCGCTCGACGCCGGCACCGAGGCGACGCGGAAGATGCGCGACATCCTGCTCCGCCATCCCGAGATCATCACCGTGGTCTCGCAGCACGGCCGGCCCGACAACGGCAGCGACGCCTCGCCCTTCTCCAATGTCGAGCTGTTCGCGCCGATCAAGCCGTTCGACGAATGGCCGAAGGGCCTGACCAAGGAGAAGCTCACCGAGGCGCTGCAGAAGGAGTTCGACGAGGAATTGCCCGGCGTCACCTTCAACTTCTCCCAGTACATCCAGGACAACATCGAAGAAGCCCTGTCCGGCGTGAAGGGCGCCAATTCGGTCAAGGTGATCGGTCCGAACCTCGATGTGCTCGAGCAGACCGCGACCAAGATCAT
Encoded proteins:
- a CDS encoding DUF4118 domain-containing protein, producing MRTTRPGVEAGRLMAADEHQRPRALWRTVSPLLLSVLGVALFTAPLLAFSRNVATSLVPIAYLIPVIFAATRWGIWPAMVASIAAMAAADFFFFAPLYSFRVDDPQEAVDLLLFLIVSLVSSNLASRLRQETERLRRSEKDMQALYDFSRRLASCFTIADLIAAIQQHFALAFGHPATFFVTTSDGHIEPPDSRFAPPTVQSGAAAMNSGVGPMSRTIVDETRSELWLLRAISSDDTIHGVIAVNIGQGPQQAIATRTRRIEAILDETALTLQRLDIGKAMESARLHLQGQLLRDAFHGTLSHELCSPLAAIQGSASVLDSIPAIRSDARMRALVDAISDETAQFDGYIRNLLSATRVTAGGLSPRLEWADPRDIVNGAARRRGRRLGAHRIEITFADDLPLLHLDSGLIEEACGQILENAAKYSPSGSTISVDVRSEPDRLIIRVSDQGVGITPDEQGKLGRRSFRGARHQASVPGSGLGFWIASTFVHAHGGTISVQSRGQGQGTAVTIALPAAASSPETMAFHE
- a CDS encoding efflux RND transporter permease subunit, whose product is MVKSILTFGLTRSAIIVLGLVVFCAAGLAAFSKLNIEAYPNPAPVILEITAQAPGLSAEEMEKYYTIPMEVGLYPTPGVVNIRSTSFYGLSFVRVTFRYGVDYYFALTQAANSIQQNITLPGNQVPTIQQSSLVGEIYRYQLVGPPNFGLTNLRTLQDYVVTRRLMTLPGVVQINSWGGTTKQFNVDADLQKLEVYNITVPQLVTALGNANVNVGGREIAIGQQSVNIRGIGLIDSGGADDVTKGYKVTDIENIVLTQSNGLPIQIKDVAKVSVGFVPRLGIAGKDKQDDIAAAIVVMGRTQHTNEIIPKVEEEVAKINSDGTLPPGVKVVPYYDRSSLVGVTTHTVLHNLVFGCLLVFIIQWVFLGDLRSALIVSANIPFALFFAIIILVLQGEDANLLSLGAVDFGIIVDSAVIMMENIFRNFQSSPDSRARVLQNLAEGYWGADPTAHTHGQPTMARWTERLRMIFVSALQVDKAVFFTAAITVTAFVPLFTMQGVEGQIFGPMARTYGYALAGALLATFTVTPVLASLLLPEHIEETETAIVRCLRRAYTPVLRWALGSVKLALIAGGIFLAISTLAASRLGSEFLPALEEGNFWIRASMPPTISLDAGTEATRKMRDILLRHPEIITVVSQHGRPDNGSDASPFSNVELFAPIKPFDEWPKGLTKEKLTEALQKEFDEELPGVTFNFSQYIQDNIEEALSGVKGANSVKVIGPNLDVLEQTATKIMDVMRDVRGVADLGVFHLVGQPNLDIKIIREKAARYGLNTGDITAVVQAALGGTIATNVLEGDRSFAVAVRLDPKFRQSIDAVRDLKVAYSTPSGTNAYIPLSELADITLDTGALFIYRERSQRYIPIKFSVRGRDLGGTVAEAQARVADKVQLPPGYRIIWSGEFDNLEAAKARLMVVVPVTLLLIFVLLYSLFNSVRDSLLALAGIPFAVGGGLIALYLAGLDFSISAAIGFISLFGVAVMDGILNITYFRELRASGMSIAEAVFHGAEQRMRPMLMTALSAGVGLFPAALSHGIGSQVQRPLATVVVGGMFIGPLLLLVVAPALRKVFLSRERTPAHEDSAAASPPEVAH
- a CDS encoding response regulator transcription factor, translating into MSKPANVVLLIDDEPKIRRFLRAGFELNGFVVLEAENATEALKIATFSAPDLIVLDLALPDLHGAEVLERIRAWSNIPIIILSVAAGEDDKVRLLQAGADDYVVKPFGMAELLARSEAALRRYFKSATENPVVVAGPLSVDLVTRTVSLNQSLVRLTRKEYRLLHVLAMHVGLVVTHDQLLKEIWSGNQRDNIQYLRILVRKLRQKIESDPNQPRLLITESGVGYRLQNRFDPVPVADRVG
- a CDS encoding efflux RND transporter periplasmic adaptor subunit, with amino-acid sequence MAFRIKHAGMTASIAAMAAIAGGAWFLTHTGELRSAKAEQPAAASDVDIAQQTITMTDKQADAFKVLAAEPRAFRVVKQAVGSIDFNQNMLVQVFTPNPGKIVDTFFNVGDTVAKGATLFTIDSPDLLQAESTLLAAAGVLELQGRTLTRVKQLLKTGGGAQKDVDQAISDQQTAEGNYKAARDAVRIFGKTDEEIDRIVADRKVDSILIVPSPIAGQIVTRNAAPGLYVQPGNAPAPYSLADLSTMWMVANVIETDAPSYRIGQSVAVSVPAYPGEVFRGHVTTLGLNIDPTTHRQLVRSVIDDPAHKLRAGMLAGFSIETEGPKQSVAVPADAVVREGDGTMTVWVTPDRHRFERRSITVGIAQDGWYQILDGLKPGELVASSGAIFLSNKFATAVTG